A single Cannabis sativa cultivar Pink pepper isolate KNU-18-1 chromosome 7, ASM2916894v1, whole genome shotgun sequence DNA region contains:
- the LOC115697654 gene encoding pentatricopeptide repeat-containing protein At5g16420, mitochondrial produces MFRCHLLKLKLKLTTISIASATTCSLCTTSSYVVTPPIKPWPQRLYPKRLVSIITCQQNLDLALQIFHYAGDFHPGFSHNYETYHAIIRRLSRANVFPAVESLLSDLRKSRLKCGEDLFITVIRSYGLASRPKCSLKTFLRIHDFGVQRSVRSLNCLLNALVQNRRYDLVRWVFENSKNKFEVVPNVFTCNILVKALCHKNDLESALKVLDEMPSLGLVPNVVTYTTIIGGYAMRGDMVGAKRTFIEILDRGWLPDATTYTILMDGYAKQGRLADAIKVMDEMDENGVHPNEVTYGVMIRAYCKENKSGEALNLIGDMLNGNFIPSSSLCCKVIDVLCQQGKVEDACELWKKLLKNNCTPDNAVSSTLIYWLCKEGKIWEARKLFDQFERGLIPSMLTYNTLIAGMCEQGELYEAGRLWDDMVEKGCAPNAFTYNMLIKGFCNIGKAGEGIRILEEMLHKKCSPNKSTYAMLIDGLHCGKEEVAKVFSLALASGNIDNDCWDLFFAKMVGNLDTGVTVLDKILSDC; encoded by the coding sequence ATGTTCCGCTGCCACCTCCTTAAGTTGAAATTGAAGCTCACTACCATATCAATTGCTAGTGCAACAACATGTTCCTTATGCACCACATCATCGTATGTTGTCACTCCCCCCATCAAGCCATGGCCCCAGCGCCTTTACCCTAAGCGCTTGGTCTCCATTATTACCTGCCAACAGAACCTTGACCTTGCTCTCCAGATCTTCCATTATGCTGGTGACTTTCATCCTGGTTTTTCTCACAACTACGAAACCTATCATGCCATCATCCGTCGCTTATCTCGCGCCAATGTTTTTCCAGCTGTTGAGTCCCTTCTTTCTGACCTTCGTAAATCCCGCCTTAAATGTGGTGAAGACCTCTTCATTACTGTCATTCGCAGTTATGGACTTGCCAGTCGCCCCAAATGTTCACTAAAAACCTTCTTGCGGATCCATGACTTTGGTGTCCAACGCTCAGTGAGATCCTTGAACTGTTTGTTGAATGCTTTGGTTCAAAACAGACGTTATGATTTGGTCCGCTGGGTGTTTGAGAATTCCAAGAATAAGTTTGAAGTGGTGCCCAATGTGTTTACTTGTAACATTTTGGTCAAAGCACTATGCCACAAGAATGATTTGGAGAGTGCGCTTAAGGTTTTGGATGAAATGCCCAGCTTGGGTTTGGTCCCTAACGTGGTCACTTATACTACCATTATAGGTGGTTATGCTATGCGAGGTGATATGGTTGGTGCAAAGAGGACTTTTATTGAGATTTTGGATAGAGGGTGGCTGCCTGATGCCACTACATATACCATTTTGATGGACGGGTATGCTAAACAAGGGAGATTAGCTGATGCTATTAAGGTAATGGATGAGATGGATGAGAATGGAGTTCATCCAAATGAAGTAACTTACGGGGTTATGATCAGAGCTTATTGTAAAGAAAACAAGTCTGGTGAAGCACTAAATTTGATTGGGGATATGCTTAATGGAaatttcataccaagctcgtcGCTATGTTGCAAGGTGATTGATGTATTGTGTCAACAAGGGAAGGTGGAGGATGCTTGTGAGCTGTGGAAGAAACTTTTAAAGAACAATTGTACTCCAGACAATGCTGTCTCTAGTACGCTCATATATTGGCTTTGTAAGGAAGGAAAGATATGGGAAGCCAGGAAGTTATTTGATCAATTCGAGAGGGGTTTAATTCCAAGTATGTTGACTTACAACACGCTTATTGCTGGAATGTGTGAGCAGGGAGAATTGTACGAAGCTGGGAGATTGTGGGATGACATGGTGGAGAAAGGTTGTGCTCCTAATGCATTTACCTATAATATGCTGATAAAAGGATTTTGTAATATTGGAAAGGCAGGGGAAGGGATTAGAATTTTGGAGGAAATGTTGCATAAAAAATGTTCGCCTAATAAGTCGACTTATGCTATGTTGATTGATGGGCTCCATTGTGGAAAGGAAGAAGTCGCGAAGGTTTTTTCATTGGCATTGGCAAGTGGAAACATTGACAATGATTGCTGGGATCTTTTCTTTGCCAAGATGGTTGGAAATTTGGATACTGGAGTAACTGTTCTCGACAAGATTTTGTCAGATTGTTGA
- the LOC115697653 gene encoding pentatricopeptide repeat-containing protein At4g33990, with amino-acid sequence MRIEKINFDLLFISCTKVHLAKRLHALLVVSGKVKDMFVSARLVNLYSYVGDISFARRTFNDIPNKDIYTWNSMISAYVRTSRFREALDCFCHLSFTSGLQPNSYTFPPVIKACGSLINGKKIHCQVLKLGYQWDVYVAASLIHMYSRFGFVAIARNLFNEMPVRDIGTWNAMISGLCQNGNATEALDVLNEMRLEGVNMDPLTVASLLTVCAQSNDVLSGMFIHLHVIKHGLEFDLLVSNALINMYAKFGYLVNALRVFNQMSVTDLISWNSIINACEQNDDLKTALELFKKMQQIGFLPDLLTLLSLASVVAQLADCQKCKSVHGFILRRGWFMEDVAIGNAVVDMYSKLGAINSARSVFEGLPIKDVISWNTLITGYAQNGLASEAVKLYNTMEKCEELTPNQGTLVSILPAYSHLGDVHQGMKIHGWVIKNNLHMDVFVATCLIDMYGKCGRLDDAMSLFYQVPRGTSVPWNAIISCHGLHGHGEKALKLFEDMLDKEVKPDGVTFVSLLSACSHSGLVHMGKHYFHLMLEKYGIKPSRKHYGCMVDLLGRAGHLEEAYNLIKSMPVEPDASIWGALLGSCRIHGNVELGKFASDRLFEVDSENIGYYVLLSNIYAKLGKWEGVDKVRSLARDKGLRKTPGWSSIEINNKVDVFYTGNQTHQKYEEIWTELKVMTAKMKSLGYIPDYNFVLQDVEDDEKEEILSSHSERLAIAFGIISTPPRTPIRIFKNLRVCGDCHTATKYMSKITEREIIVRDSNRFHHFKDGTCSCGDYW; translated from the coding sequence aTGAGAatagaaaaaatcaattttgatcTTCTATTTATATCATGCACAAAGGTGCACTTGGCCAAGCGCCTCCATGCACTTCTTGTGGTGTCTGGGAAGGTTAAAGACATGTTTGTTTCAGCCAGACTTGTCAATCTTTACTCTTACGTTGGTGATATATCTTTTGCCCGCCGCACTTTCAATGATATACCAAACAAGGATATCTATACTTGGAACTCAATGATATCTGCTTATGTACGCACATCTCGTTTCCGTGAAGCTTTAGATTGTTTTTGTCATTTATCTTTCACCTCTGGTCTTCAACCAAATTCCTACACTTTCCCTCCTGTCATAAAGGCTTGTGGAAGTCTAATTAATGGGAAGAAGATACATTGCCAGGTTTTGAAGTTGGGTTATCAGTGGGATGTCTATGTTGCTGCATCCTTGATCCATATGTACTCACGGTTTGGCTTTGTTGCAATTGCTCGTAATTTGTTTAATGAGATGCCAGTTCGAGATATAGGTACTTGGAATGCAATGATTTCTGGATTATGTCAAAATGGGAATGCTACAGAGGCTTTAGATGTTTTGAATGAAATGAGGTTGGAGGGGGTAAATATGGACCCTCTAACTGTTGCAAGTCTTCTCACTGTGTGTGCACAATCAAATGATGTATTAAGTGGAATGTTTATTCATTTACATGTCATAAAACACGGCTTGGAATTCGACTTACTTGTATCCAATGCGTTGATTAATATGTACGCCAAATTTGGTTACTTGGTCAATGCTTTAAGGGTATTTAATCAAATGTCTGTTACAGATTTGATTTCGTGGAATtcaattatcaatgcatgtgaACAGAATGATGATCTGAAAACTGCACTTGAACTTTTCAAGAAGATGCAGCAGATTGGCTTTCTACCTGATTTGTTAACTCTGTTAAGTTTAGCTTCCGTTGTAGCTCAGTTAGCTGATTGTCAAAAATGTAAGTCTGTTCATGGGTTCATTCTGAGGAGAGGCTGGTTTATGGAAGATGTTGCCATTGGAAATGCAGTTGTTGATATGTATTCAAAATTGGGTGCTATAAATTCTGCTCGTAGTGTTTTTGAAGGGCTCCCTATTAAAGATGTGATTTCGTGGAATACTTTGATCACGGGTTATGCTCAAAATGGCCTCGCAAGTGAGGCAGTTAAATTATACAACACAATGGAGAAGTGCGAAGAGTTAACACCAAATCAAGGAACTTTAGTGAGCATCTTACCAGCCTATTCTCATCTAGGAGATGTGCACCAAGGGATGAAAATTCATGGTTGGGTGATCAAGAACAATCTTCATATGGATGTCTTTGTGGCAACATGCTTAATTGACATGTATGGAAAATGTGGGAGATTAGATGATGCAATGTCCTTGTTTTACCAAGTCCCTAGAGGGACCTCAGTTCCTTGGAATGCCATCATTTCTTGCCATGGACTTCATGGGCATGGGGAGAAAGCTTTAAAATTGTTCGAAGATATGCTAGACAAAGAAGTGAAGCCAGATGGTGTTACTTTTGTATCGTTGTTATCAGCTTGTAGCCATTCAGGTTTGGTTCATATGGGTAAACATTATTTCCACTTGATGCTGGAAAAATATGGGATCAAGCCGAGTCGTAAGCACTATGGTTGCATGGTGGATTTGCTTGGTAGAGCTGGTCATTTAGAGGAAGCATATAATCTTATAAAGAGTATGCCAGTAGAACCTGATGCTTCTATTTGGGGAGCTCTTCTTGGTTCATGTAGAATACATGGAAATGTTGAGTTGGGTAAATTTGCTTCAGATCGATTGTTTGAAGTTGATTCGGAGAATATTGGTTATTATGTCTTGTTATCTAATATATACGCAAAACTTGGAAAATGGGAAGGTGTAGACAAAGTTAGATCACTAGCTAGAGACAAGGGATTGAGGAAGACTCCTGGCTGGAGCTCcatagaaatcaacaacaagGTTGATGTCTTTTACACTGGAAACCAAACACATCAGAAGTATGAAGAGATATGGACAGAATTGAAGGTTATGACTGCTAAGATGAAAAGTCTTGGTTACATTCCTGACTACAACTTTGTGTTGCAGGATGTGGAAGACGATGAGAAGGAAGAAATTCTATCAAGTCATAGTGAGAGATTAGCCATTGCTTTCGGAATTATTAGTACTCCTCCTAGAACTCCTATTAGGATCTTCAAAAACTTGAGAGTATGTGGTGATTGCCACACAGCAACTAAATACATGTCCAAAATAACTGAAAGGGAGATTATTGTGAGGGATTCCAACCGTTTCCATCACTTCAAGGATGGAACTTGCTCTTGTGGGGATTATTGGTGA